In Paraburkholderia phenazinium, one DNA window encodes the following:
- a CDS encoding Fic family protein produces MTLFSDLGFQWDRAAIPNDLPTHSTKRVCFRFHRMLPEFVWDASVLEGNPFTFPEVKTLLDGVTVGGRKISDQEQILNLADSSKYLLLLVQQERFALDKVTFCDLHRIVARNEALEWGVFRGEGEETHYTPDVALGEKGRYTPLPTIAGAPELNRVFAAGAHALTEQVENPFERGCAFFLFGALQQFFFDGNKRTSRFMMNGVLMSNGIDAISVPAQRAGDFNEKMVHFYTSKDATEMMAFLAQCHPASG; encoded by the coding sequence ATGACGCTCTTTTCCGACCTTGGCTTCCAGTGGGACCGCGCAGCGATTCCAAACGATCTGCCAACCCATTCGACTAAACGGGTTTGCTTTCGCTTCCATCGGATGCTGCCGGAGTTCGTTTGGGATGCAAGCGTACTTGAGGGCAATCCGTTCACATTTCCCGAGGTCAAGACGTTGCTCGATGGCGTGACTGTCGGCGGCCGGAAGATATCCGATCAGGAGCAGATCCTGAATCTCGCGGACAGCTCGAAGTATCTACTGTTGCTTGTTCAACAAGAGCGGTTCGCACTGGATAAGGTGACGTTTTGCGATCTGCATCGCATTGTGGCGCGGAATGAGGCGCTCGAGTGGGGGGTGTTCCGTGGTGAGGGGGAAGAAACGCATTACACACCGGACGTAGCATTGGGGGAAAAAGGGCGTTACACGCCGTTGCCTACCATTGCAGGTGCCCCCGAACTGAATCGCGTTTTTGCGGCAGGCGCGCATGCGCTAACGGAACAGGTCGAGAATCCGTTCGAGCGAGGCTGTGCCTTTTTTCTTTTCGGCGCGCTGCAGCAGTTTTTCTTTGACGGAAACAAGCGCACGTCCCGCTTTATGATGAACGGCGTGCTGATGTCGAACGGCATTGATGCCATCAGTGTCCCGGCACAGCGCGCCGGCGATTTCAACGAAAAGATGGTGCACTTCTATACGTCGAAGGATGCGACCGAGATGATGGCCTTCCTCGCGCAATGCCATCCGGCGTCCGGGTAA